The Euphorbia lathyris chromosome 3, ddEupLath1.1, whole genome shotgun sequence genome contains a region encoding:
- the LOC136221637 gene encoding uncharacterized protein, producing MTPPPGPYAGTSTLALVARVSAFSFGLVYGNLKLKYLRGQAKKHKKAEAKAHH from the exons ATGACGCCGCCGCCTGGACCTTACGCCGGCACCAGCACTTTAGCTCTG GTCGCTCGTGTTTCAGCTTTCTCGTTCGGTCTTGTGTACGGGAACCTGAAGTTGAAGTATCTCAGG GGACAAGCAAAGAAACACAAGAAAGCTGAAGCAAAGGCTCATCACTGA
- the LOC136221801 gene encoding probable ribosome-binding factor A, chloroplastic: MLLQFHLHLLNPQKQHHLLNTHRNSLPNTTVHSNLFSIWSPTSASPLHLRPNPSFNTIKCMANPRRVKMVAKQIQRELSDMLLTDKVIQYAVLPEAALGADRYLSSLTTISDVEVSSDLQVVKVYVSVFGDDRGKDVAIAGLKAKAKYVRSELGRRMKLRLTPEIRFIEDESLERGSRVIAILDKIKAEKEDEVYEDDDLSELSDSPQNDKDWDSDDPDEDIIYVK, encoded by the exons ATGCTCCTTCAGTTTCACCTTCACCTTCTCAATCCGCAGAAGCAGCACCATCTTCTCAATACTCACCGGAATTCGCTTCCCAACACGACCGTACACTCCAACTTATTCTCAATTTGGAGCCCAACATCAGCTTCTCCTCTTCACCTCCGACCAAACCCCTCTTTCAACACCATAAAATGCATGGCTAACCCTAGAAGAGTGAAAATGGTAGCCAAACAGATACAGAGAGAACTCTCCGATATGCTTCTTACAGATAAGGTTATACAGTACGCTGTTTTGCCTGAAGCTGCTCTTGGTGCTGATAGATATTTGTCTTCTCTCACTACCATCAGCGACGTTGAGGTCTCCTCTGATTTGCAG GTTGTTAAAGTATATGTTTCTGTTTTCGGAGATGATAGAGGAAAGGATGTTGCAATTGCTGGTTTAAAGGCGAAAGCTAAGTATGTTAGGAGTGAGTTAGGGAGGCGTATGAAGCTGAGGCTGACTCCTGAAATACGTTTTATAGAAGATGAATCTTTAGAGAGAGGAAGCAGG GTGATTGCAATATTAGATAAAATTAAAGCTGAGAAAGAGGATGAAGTGTACGAAGATGATGATCTCTCGGAATTGTCTGATTCACCTCAAAATGATAAGGATTGGGACAGTGATGACCCTgatgaagacattatctatgtAAAGTAG